CCTCCGGCCACGCGGCATAGGCGAAGCCAAGCTTGGCATGATACGCATCGGGGACGGAGACGGAACTCCCGGGCAAGGTCGGGATGAACAGCACCTCGGTCTTCTCCCGAGGACTCAGCAGATAGGATCCGAACAGGTAGCCGGACAGACGGCCTGCCAGACGCCGATAGGCCTGCGCCTGCAGGAGGAAGCCCCAGCCACCGTCGCCGGGCTGAAGGGTGGGGTGGACCGGGTGTGAAAAGGTGCTGTCCAGGGTCCAGAATTCGTCCTCCGCATCATGCCTGCCGGTCGGGGCCTTGACCCCGATCCCGAGCGCCACGTTTCCCGTCGGGCTGGACAGCGGGTCGAGCATCCAGTAGCTGCCGAGCAGGTTGACGTCGCCGACGCCGGTGGCGGACGTCTCGTGGCGGACCAGGTCTTCATACAGGCGGGAACTGGTGCCGGTGGTGACCGGCACGGTGAGCCGCACGCTAAGACGGCGCGACACCCCGTACGCCAGCGAGAGGTCGAACGTGTGAAGGTTGAAGTGCACAGGCTCGCCGAAGGGACCGGCCGACGGATCGATTTTGTCGTCCACGAACCAGTCATCCGCTGTCAGCCGCCGATAGGCGACGCCGCCCTCCCATTCACCGCCCTGCAGGAACACCTGCCGATGTCCGCCCAGACTGGGGGACGTGAAGCGGATGGGCAATCAGCCCTGGCCGAAGGCCTCTCGGGGAGTGGCGAGGAGCAGAACCGCCACACTCACGACCATGCCTACGCCTCGGGCTGCCACCGTGCGTCGCATCAGTGCCTCCTGTCGAGACCTGCGTGGACCCTCAGTCGGTCGGTGCCGCCGAGGCAAGGATCAGGGCCAGTCCCTTCTCAAGCGCTGTCCTCGTCAAGGGCCCGGCGTGCACACCGCGCACCACGCCGAGCGAATCGACGAAGTAAGTGGCCGGAAGCGCCGCGAGGCCATAGCGCTCGCGCACCCGACCCCGCTTGTCGAGCAACACGGGAAACGGCAACGCGAACTCGGCTACGAAGGCCTCGACGTCCTTCAACCGCTCCTGATCGGTGAGATTGACGGCGAGCACTTCGAGTCCACTCGTCCGCCGTGCCTGCCACGCGGCGGCAAGCTCGGGCATCTCCTGGCGGCAGGGCACACACCAGCTTGCCCAGAAGTTGACAAGGACGGGTCGGCCCCGCAGTGAACCCAGGGACGTCTGGCCGCCTCCTAGGCGGTCAAAATTGATCGCTGGTGCGGAATCGCCGACCTCCGGCCGTGCGGCCTGCCCCTCGACCATGGCGGTTCCGGAGGGCGGGACTGCCACGAGGAGTGCCAGTCGCAAACACGGCGCGGTCCACAACCGATCAAGCAGAGATTAGCTCGCTCTCGTGAGTAACACGGTCCACCTGCTCGAGGCTCAGTGGTCTACGGCCGGGAATTTGGCAGGGATCTGCTCCATCTAATCTGCGCTGCCTGCAACCCGTCCGCCAGCCTGTTCAGAGCAACCCTTCCGTCGCAAGCTTACCACTAATCGCCCGGACCCCTCTGGTGCGGAGGGTGAGGCCGCTCCACTATCTGACACCGCCGACATCTGACACCGTCGACGCCTGGTTCTCAGAGGTTCGAGCCTTTTCGGCAAACTCTAGCATGTGAGCGAGTAAAGTACGGCAAAGTCCAGCATGAAACCCAGCAAACTCCAGCATCGGGTGACACGAACTCGCATACGGGTTGCAAGTTGCTGGGATCTAGCCCAGCTACTACGGCCCCTCTGGATCAGGAGAGTCCTGGTTCGAGCCCAGGAGGGGCAATGAAGCCCGGCAAGGACTTACACATTGCCGGGCTTCGCTTGTCTGCGGGGTGTGTGAGTCGGTATGCGAGCCCTTGGGGGTCTCAGCGACCCATCTGGGTGGCAGTTCGGAACTGCCGACTCGGCCCTCGGACTCCGCCCCAGCAAAGATAAAGCTCCCCTGGCGCCCTCTGCGCTGGGCTCATCGATCTGGTCTTGGAGCATCGTGAATCCAACTTCGGCGCCGCCGACGGGCCATATCCCTGCTGGGTTCGTGAAGAGCCGTATGCTGGGCATCCTTACGCGTATCCAGCCCCGTGAGGAACCGAACCGCTGAGCGCGCGGGGCCTTCCAGCGCCGTCACAGCCTATCGCACTGCGCGTCCTCACTGCCCACTGCTATCCCATTCCCGGGTAAAGGCGCGTCTTGCAGCCGGGACAGATCCCATGGCTGAACTGCACGGTGGAGCGACCTTCGACGTATGCCTCCACGCTCAGCCAGCGCCCCGTTTCGTCTCGGATCTTCTTGCATCCGGCACAGATCGGCAGGAGCCCCGACAGCGTATGTACCTCCGCGATGGCTGCTTGGAGTTGCTTCATAAGGCGCTCGCGTTCTAGTTCGCTGCGCCGCCGGTCCGTGATGTCCTGATTGATGATGATTGCCCCGATGATATCCCCGTTGGGATTTCGCAGGGGGAGGGCAGAGTTCAGAATCGTCTTGCGAGACTCATCGAAGCACTCGATGTCAATCACCTCGTCCAGGGAAGTCTCGCCCTTCGTAATGGCGCGGGCCGCGGCCCACTCGTCTGCAGCGATCCGCCGCCCGGTGTCTGCCCACCAACCCTTGTACTCCCCAAACCTGGCCGGTCCTACATATCTGGCACCACCCCAGATGCGGCGGCCCGCAGGGTTACCATGAGTAATGCAGCCCGTGCGGTCCATGATCCACACGCCGACCGGAAGGGCCTCGAGGACCTGAGGCAGCAGGTCAAGAGGGGCCTCAACAGAAGCCGCGGTTGAATCCTTCTCGTCCATGCAGCCTCCACCGTATGGGCTCGGCCTTGAAGAATAGTGGGCTGTCTATGAGGAAATGCTAAACGCGTAGTGAGGTTATCCACAGCCTGAGCACGTCCGGCCTAGTCTGGCGCTAGCATCCTGAACTCCAATTGGCGCAGCCCTAGCTGCCGTAGTTTTGCCGTAGTTTCTCCGGGCAGAAGCGGGCAAATTACGGCCGGGAAGCGGGCACCGATGCTCGGAAAGTGGCCGTTTCCCAACAAGTTGTCCGGAAAAGTTGCCCCGGCCGGAGGACTCTGGATCAGGAGAGTCCTGGTTCGAGCCCAGGAGGGGCAATACGGCCGCAGAAAGCGCGGCCGTTTTGTTGTGGACTCGGCCTTCGGCTCGAGCCCAGGGAGCGGCAGTGAAGCACGGCAAAAACGTAGCTATTGCCGGGCTTCAGGTTTTCGCCGCCTGAGCGGCCGGGGGAGACCTCTGACGGATAGACCGGAGAGATGATTGACACTCGACGGTGGCGCGTGAGGCGCCGGCGGTCGTCTACTTAGGGTGGGCCTTCGAGTGGTGACAGCCCATGCAGGTAGGCATAGATCGCCTTGAGATCGTCGTCACCGGCGAAGGCGGAGACGGCTTCCCAGGGCATCCCCTCACTCAGGATGCGGCGGTAAGGGTCGACGCCCGTACGCAGGGTGTGAACGAACTCCTCCTCAGTCCACTTCGGTACGATCAGCGTGAGGTTGGGTCCCGCTGGCGGGCCGGCGCCACCCGCTCTGCGGCCCGCGAGGTTGTCTCCATGACAGAGGCGGCAGCCTAGAATCGAGACCAGGTACTTGCCGTACCCCACCGAGACACCCTCGGTGGGTGCGACGACGGGTTGGGTGATGGGCACCTGCGCGCTGGTCTGGAACACACCTGCTCCAATGAAGAGTGCGGCGATGACATTGAGTTTGGTCGGCGGGGTACGGGGTTGTACCGCTGGCTGGGAACGCAGATATGCGACGATGGCCTGGACGTCCGTGTCGCTCAGATTATGAAAGACCTCCGAGGGCATGATGACCAGTGGCCGCCCACCCTTACCCACGCCTTCTCGGATGGCGCGGATGACTTCGCCATCCGACCAATCCCTAATTTCACCGGCGGGCGTGAGGTTTGAGGCATAGAGCGTTCCTACTGGCGGGCCGTTTTTCCCGAAGTTCTGCCCGACCAAGGGTGCCTTGCCGGTGGGCGAATGGCAGAGAGGGCACAAGACTGCAAATCTTTCCCCCCGCGCGAGCTGCTCCGGCGTGACTGCGACTTGTACCTCCCGGACGGTATACCGATGGGGTGGGACGTTGAGCCTGTAAAAACCAACCCCCGCAACGAGGACGGCTGCTGTGAAAACCAAGGTAAGGAGGCCCGAAAGGATCAGGCCTCCCCACCTCAGAGTGAGGGTGTGTGCACTCCGGGCGCGGGTGCCAAGCCAGCCGAACAAGGCGGCGAGCAGGCCGAGAAGCATCACGCCGACCGTGTCGAACATGGTTGTCCTCCGCGGACTCGAATCAGCCGGGGTCTATCGCATGGCCGTGCGACGGGGACGTTCTCGGCGCGGGAGTGGACCCAGTTAACTCCTCACTGACCAGAGGTTGACGGGGTCTCCTAGCATGGGCACCGAATCGAGCCGGCTTGGCACCCCGCATCCGTTTCTCCGGGCAAGACCGGACATTTCGGGGGAGGGAAGCGGGCAGCGATGATCGGTAAGTGACCGCTTCCGGGCAACTTGACCGGAACCGCTGCCCCGGCGGTACCGACTCTGGATCGGGAAAGTCCTGGTTCGAGCCCAGGAGGGGCAACTCGAAGCGCGGTGGCTGAGTGCCAGCCACCGCGCTTTGCTTACCCATCAGGCGCAGGCCGAGGTGGCGGCGACGGTCACTTCTGGTTGCCGACGAAGATCGCCCCATCGAGCTTGCCCTGCGGGTTGGTGAGGGGCGCGTAGTAGGTGTCGTACTTCCGGCCGAAGATGATGGCCTCTCCCCGATAGGAGTAGTTCTGCACCAAGGCCTGAAAGCTGGCCGAGTCGCGATCGAGCTTCGTGTTGATGGCAGGCTTGCCCTCAGTGGTGAGCAAGGTGGTCTGGATCCGCACAAAGTCCACGCCGTCGAACGAGAAGATCGTCGCGGTGGTCATCCGATTGCGCGCGTTGATGACGTGAATGGTCATCATGATGCTCACGACGAGCGCCACCACGAACACCACAGAGAATACGTGCAGGACGGCTTGGTAGGAGCCGGTGGCCTGATACAGGCGGGCCACCAGCTGCGGGCCAGTGACTCCGGCCAGACCCCACGCGCTCAAGACGTAGCCATGGATGGCGCCCAGTTCCTTGGTGCCGAACAGATCACCGATATACGCCGGGAGCGTGGCAAAGCCGCCGCCGTAACAGGTCAGGATCAGGTAGAGCATGACCTGGAATAGGATGACGCTGGTGATGTCGGGCAGCACCCAGAACGCGACGATCTGGATGATGAAAAACGCGGTATAGGTGCTCGGACGGCCCAGGTAATCGGACAGCGACGCCCAGCCGAGGCGGCCGAGGCCGTTGAAGATGGACATGAGGCCAACCACGCCAGCCGCTTGGGCGGGGGTCAGTCCGATGCTTTCCTGCGCCAGCGGGGAGGCCGTGTAGATGATGCCGATGCCACACGAGATGTTGATGAACATCATGACCCAGAGGCCGTAGAACGGGGCTCGCCGGACCGCCGCGTTGGCCGTGAGCTGGGTGAGGTCGGGAATGACCTTGCGCTTGCCGGCGTCCACGTCCGCTTTCATCTTCTCCGGCATCCAGCCCGGAGGCGGGCGCTCGATATAGCGGGCGGCGGCGATCATGATGAGGAGATACGCGATTCCGGCGAAGAAGAAGGCCGCCGAGATGCCGGCCGCGATGGCGCTCCGGAAGGGCGCCGTGCCCACCGCCGCCCAGAACGGCGACAGTGCCGGATCGGCCTGGTTGCTTTGCAGCGCGGCCAGCATCCCGGCTGCGTCGCGGGCCTGCTTCTCGGGAAGCGAAGCCAGAACCTCCTTGCTCCTTCCATCGCGTACCATGCTCAAGAACTCCGGGAGCTCGATCGCGGCCGTGGACGAATCGTGGACGTGCATGTCCTTCAGGATGTTCTTCGCCGCGTTGTAGTTCGCGACGCCGTGGCGATAGGTGGGCTCAGAGAGACCAAGCTGGCCGGCGGCCACCCGCGACATGATGTAGTTGTAGACCGGACCTCCGATGGCGGCCCCGAAGCCGAAGCCCATGATAGCTAACCCGGTAGCTAGACCCCGGCGGTCGGGAAACCACTTCACCAAGGTCGAGACCGGCGTGATGTAGCCGATGCCGAGTCCCATGCCGCCCAAGACCCCGTATCCCAGCCACAACACCTGGATGATGCCCAGCTTCACCCCGAGGCTGGCGACCAGGAGCCCGGTACCCCAGAGGGCGGCCGCCACCGTGCCCGAGGCGCGCGGTCCTCGGCGCTCAACGAAGCGCCCCATGACGGCAGCGGACATTCCCAGGAAGAAGATGGCGAGGCTGAAGGTGATCGCCACATTGCCCTTGGTCCAGCCGAACGCATTCTCGAGTGGCAGGTTGAAGACGCTCCAGGCGTACACCGATCCGATCGAGATGTGAATGCCGACGGCCGAGAGCGCGATGAGCCAGCGATTCTTCACGGGGCCCCCTCGAGGTGTGCTCAGGACAGGCCCCGGGCTCGGGGCCATGTGGTAGCAACGGTCAGCTACATGGGCAGAGGGGCTATGCCTGCGGAGCGCTAGCCCAGAAGTTCCGAATTGGGGAGCGTCAGCCCATCCATCCGCCGCGTTGAGGGCGTCATTGGACGCGGACTGGTGCGGAGCGGCGGCAACCGGGGTCACCTGCGCGGTCCGTTCTGAGGATGGCTGTCCGGCTAATATTGCGCGAAGATGTTGAGTTCGCTAGGTGCGGGATGCGCCTGGTTCAAAGGCCGGCAAACTCCGACGTTTGAGTGAGTAGGTGACGTAGCAGTGTGCCAACGCGTGTGGCCGCATACCCCGGTGTAGGGCACGTCAACGATCCACCATCCGCTCCGAGCTCTCCGAGGGCATCGGTGAACTTCGACCCTCCCGGGATAGGGACGCGCAAGCTTCCGGCTGAGGCCGTCGAACAGCGCATGCAGCCGACAGCCGCCATGGGCCGGCGCCCCACCCGGAGCAATCTGATCGAGTCACACGCAAAGGGCGGAGGACAAATCCCATGAAAGCATTCGTCCTAGTCGTCAGTGTCATTGCTGTACTACTCGGCGGGCTTTGGCTGCTCCAAGGGTTAGGGCTGGTGCAGGTCCGCCCGGGAGGCCCTGTATGAGGCGAACGGGGAGGGTGACCGTCTGAAGGTCACGCCGCCAATCCGGGCCGCCGCTTGGCAAACTCTATCATCCGAGTGAGCAAACCACGGCAAAGTCCAGCATCCAAGCCGGCAAACGCCGGCATCGGGTAACACGAACTCGTGTAAAGGGCGGCAAGTTGCCGGAGTTTGGACGGTTATAGCGGCCCCTCTGGAGCAGGAGAGTCCTGGTTCACCTCCGGTGGCCTTCGGCTCGAGCCCAGCAAGGGCAATCAAGTTCGGCAACGACTCAGGCCCTGCCGGGTTTCGCCTATTGCGCGTGTGCGAATGAGTGTGGATCGACTTCGGCGCGGGCCCAACGTCAGCGACCGGCGCCGCTATCAATCCGCTCGTGGGGTATGTCACCCCCGCTGCGAAGCTGGCGCCGGAGCACCAACGATGTTCCGCAGCATTCCGGCGAACACCATCTGATGAATCCCCCACAGCCCATACCAGTAAAGCAGCCCCCATACCCCCACTGGGTCGAAGATCGCGCTCTGCCGGATAAGACTGCCACCGTCCATTGGCGTCACCTCAAACTGAAGCCAGGCCCGCCCGGGCATCCGCATTTCGGCCGCGAGCCTGAGCAGTCGCCCGGGTTCCACCGCTTCGACCCGCCAGAAGTCCAGTGTATCCCCCGGCATGACCAACTCCGGATGCCGCCGGCCCCGCCGCATTCCCGGCCCGCCCACCGCCCTGTCGAGCAACCCCCGCAGCCGCCAGAGACCATTGCCATAGTACCAGCCCGCGTCGCCACCAATGCGCGAAATGGGCTGGAATGCCTGGTCCGGTGCGCGGTTCACCCAGGCAGCCCGCGAGTCCACCAGGCGGGCGCCGAACTTGACCCCACCCCAGCCCCGCGGCGACCGCTGAGAAGAGAGTGCGTCAGACCAGCGCGTGGCCGCGAATCCCAAGTCCTCGTTGACCAGCGCGCGTGCGAGCACCTCGCGGACCCCGTGAGGCCTTACGCTAAAATCGCGGAGCGCGCCGTCGTCCTGCACCACTGTCGCGTTGCGCACCCCGTCTATCAGCTCTCGTCCCACCTGCGCATACACCGGTGAGACCAGCGCCAGCCAGAGGCTCGAGAGCCGCGGTGTGAGCAGCGGGATGGGAACCATCACCCGTCTCAATCCTCGGAGCCGGGCGTATTCCCGCATGAGATCGCCGTAGGAGACCCGGTCGGGGCCCCCGATCTCGTAGACGACGCTGTCCCGGCATGGGAGATCGAGTGCCGCTACCAGGTAGGCGACGAGATCCTCGATGCCGATCGGCTGAGTCGGCGTGTCCACCCAGCTCGGAGTCACCATCGCCGGGAGCTTCTCTACCAGTGAGCGGACCAGCTCGAAGGAAAGGCTCCCGGAGCCGATCACGATCGAGGCTCGGAACTCGATCGTTGGAATTCCCGACTCGCGGAGGATCCGGCCGACCTCTTGCCGGCTCGCCAGATGCTGGGAGAGGCGCCTGCCCTGGCCGAGGCCGCCGAGGTATATAAGCCGGCGCACTCCGGCTTCGCGTGCGGCCTCGACGAACGACTGGGCACCCGTACGGTCCCTCTCGGCGTAGTCCCTGGAGGAGCCCATCGAGTGGATCAGGTAGTACGCGGTATGCACGCCGCGAAGAGCATCGGGGAGCGAGCCTGGCTCCAGGACGTCGCCCGCGACGACTTCGGTGCCGTCGGCCACCCGGGAGCGGAGATACTCCGGCCAACGGGCCATGCAGCGGAGCGGGTGCCCGCCGGCCTCGAGCGCGCGGCGCAGCCGGCCCCCAACGTAGCCACTCGCGCCTGTGAGAAGGATGAGCCCGCGTTGGCGGCTCACTCCAGCTCCCCGGCCGCGAGTCGGCGGAGCATCGCCCGGAGCTCCGGCAACGACGCGATCACCCGGGCGCCCGCGGCCTCTGCTTCGGCCGCTATCTCCGGCGTCGCCGCGCCTCCCACGAGCAACGGCACCTGCTCGGGCAGGCCGGCACGCATCTCCCTCAGGGCGGCGAGGAAATCGACGCCCTCCGGCACGTAGACGGCGCTGACCGCGACGGCCCGGGCACCTGTTTGCCCAACCGCGCTCAGCAGATCGGCCACGGGCAGGTCGGGACCGAGGTAAGTCACGCCCCACCCATCGGCGGCGGCGCTGATCGCCACCATCAGCGCTCCAAACTCGTGGACCTGGGTCGGCGGCGTCGCCACGACCAGCCGAGGCGCGGTGCCTCTGACCTCGTACACTCGAAACAGCCAGTCCAGCACGCGGCGGAAGACGGCGCTGGCCATGTGCTCCTGTGCGACCGACACCGACCCTTCGGCCCAGCCGTGGCCGATGCGCATGAGCGCGGGCGCCACGACCTCGTCGATGAAGACCGGCACGCCATGCGTCACCGCAGCCTGCTCGAGCACTGCCTGAAGCTCGACGGCGTCGAGTCGGCGGGTGGCCCGCAACACCGCCGTAATGGACTCGCCGACGCTCCGGGCACGGGTCTGCTCCGCCTCACCCGCCCCGCTGCCGTCTGCGTCTGATGACGCGGCCGCTTCCTCGGCCCCGCCGGTGTCCTCGTCCAGCCTGGCGAGCTCGGCGATCGGGAGCGAGGCGATCCGGCCTATCGCGTGGCCCCGGTCGGTCAGCTGCCGGAGCAGCCGCAAGCGCTCGATGTCGAGATCGGAGTAGAGGCGCTGGCCCCCCTCGGTCCGCGCGGGACTCACCACTCCATAGCGCCGCTCCCAGGCCCGCAGGACGTGGGGCGTGAGCCCGGTACGGACGGCGACCAGGCGCACGGGGTATCGGGGGGTCTGGGACTCGACGGCCTCTCTCATGAACCATAACTATGACCTTGTCGAAATAATGTCAAGGTAACTAGTTAGGCAAATATTTGACAGAGCTCATGGACTGAGGTATTTTGTTAGGCAGATGTTAGACAAACCAACTTTACTCTGGGGGACATATGAAAAAGCTGGACGTGGCCGCCGCCGTGTTGCTGGTCGTGGGCGGCATCAACTGGGGGGTAGTGGGAGTGACCGGTTCGGACATCGTCGGGACCATTTTCGGCAACCTGAGTCCCGTGAGCCGGGCGGTCTACATCCTCGTCGGAGTCGCCGCACTGTACCAGGCGCTGCAGTGGAAGGCCATTCAGCACCGCTGGCAGCCCGCCTTCGCTAGGTAATCACCGAATCTCATCTCCAACGAAGGTGTACTCATGAAGCTGAAGTTTCTCACTCTCCTCCTCGCCGCAGGCGCGCTGACCGCCGCCTGCAGCGACGACGATGACAACACCGGCCCCGAGGGCCGCGCGAGAGTGCGCGTGGTACACGCCTCTCCCGACGCGCCCGACGTGGACGTGCTGCTGGACGACGCCGAGGTACTGAGCGACGTGCCATACCTGACGGCGTCCGATTACCGCGACGTGCCCGCGGGCAACCTGAACGGGAACGCCGCAGGCACCACACCACGGTGGTCGACGCTGACCTGAGTCTGGTGGACGGAACCGACTACACGGTGATCGCGAACGGCCTCGCCGAAGCGATCGAGCCGATCGCGCTGCAGGACGACAACAGCGCGCCGGCCTTGGGCAATGCACCCCTGCGTGCGATCCACGACGCGCCGGGCACCCCGGCGGTGGACATCTATGTCACCGCGCCGGGCGCGGACCTCGAAACAACGATCCCGCTGCTCGCCAACGTGGAGTTCGGAGACGTTGCCGACTACATCGAGGCACCGGCAGGCGATTACCAGGTGCGGGTGACGCCCGCGGGCACCAAGACCGTGGTAATCGACAGCGGCACGCTCACTCTGTCGAGCGGGCAGGTGCGCAGCGCGATCGCCGTGGACGCGGCGGGCGGCGGGGCTCCGTTCGACCTGCTCGTCCTCGAGGACCTGAACTAGTTGTCACGACTTAGGAGGAACACAACGATGGGAAGTACCCGAACCGGGACCGTTCTGCTATCGGGTCTCATATTGCTCGGCATCGCCTCGACTGTTCAGGCTCAATTGGTGGAGCGCCGGGTCTCGATCGAGGCGCGAGGCGGCTTCAACGTGCCGACGTTCGACATCTCCGATGCCGTGGACGCCGGGCCGAGCTTCGGGCTCGGAGCCGCGGTGCAGTTCGCGCCGAAGCTCTGGCTAATAGGAGACGTGGACCTCGGCTTCCACTCGGGGGCGGATCTAGCCGGAGGTGGAGAGGCCCCCGACGTGAAGGTCTACCACTACGTCGCGAAGCTGGGCTACGAGCTGCTGTCCGAGGGGCAGTCACCGTGGTCCGTGATCGTCAATGCCGGTGCGGGCGCCCTGACGTTCGACGCCGACGGCGCGGGTTCGAATACCTATCCCGCGATCAACGTCGGCGCCAAAATCGGCTATCGGTTGAGTCCGCGCGTGCAGCTCCTGCTGAGTCCGCAGGGCGACATCGCGTTGACGGACGATGAGGAAGTGGGGACCAGCAACGCGTGGGTGTGGCCCTTCACGGCAGGTGTCCGTATCGGGCTCTAGTCCCGCAGTACCCTCCCAGCGCCGTAGTTTTTGCCGTAGTTTCTCCGGGCATGAGCGGGCAAACTACGGCCGGGAAGCGGGCACCGATGCTCGGATAGTGGCCGAATCCCAACAAGTTGCCCGGAAAGGGTGCCCCCGCCGGCGGGCTCTGGATCAGGAGAGTCCTGGTTCGAGCCCAGGAGGGGCAACTAGAAGGCCCGATGCTACCTCGGTGGTGTTAGGCCTTCTTCTTTTTTCGCCCGCTGCTACCGTTTCTGCTACCGTTTCTCCAACGCGCCGGCCGCGCGACGGCTCCCCAGCCGGACCGGCGACTCCATCACCTTCAACAGCGTGGCCTCGTCGGAGTGCTGATAGCAGGTCAGCAACGTCGTCACATCCTTCCATCCTCCGGCGGACGCGACATCCTTGAGCGGGAGTCTCCTGGCCCGGCGCCGCTTCCCCATTCAGGCGGAGGCCCAAGTACGCCGTCTTCCGCTACATCGAGGGCTGGTGCAACCCGCACCGGAGACACTCCGCCTTCCGCTAGCAG
The DNA window shown above is from Gemmatimonadales bacterium and carries:
- a CDS encoding MerR family transcriptional regulator, whose product is MRLVAVRTGLTPHVLRAWERRYGVVSPARTEGGQRLYSDLDIERLRLLRQLTDRGHAIGRIASLPIAELARLDEDTGGAEEAAASSDADGSGAGEAEQTRARSVGESITAVLRATRRLDAVELQAVLEQAAVTHGVPVFIDEVVAPALMRIGHGWAEGSVSVAQEHMASAVFRRVLDWLFRVYEVRGTAPRLVVATPPTQVHEFGALMVAISAAADGWGVTYLGPDLPVADLLSAVGQTGARAVAVSAVYVPEGVDFLAALREMRAGLPEQVPLLVGGAATPEIAAEAEAAGARVIASLPELRAMLRRLAAGELE
- a CDS encoding MFS transporter, which gives rise to MKNRWLIALSAVGIHISIGSVYAWSVFNLPLENAFGWTKGNVAITFSLAIFFLGMSAAVMGRFVERRGPRASGTVAAALWGTGLLVASLGVKLGIIQVLWLGYGVLGGMGLGIGYITPVSTLVKWFPDRRGLATGLAIMGFGFGAAIGGPVYNYIMSRVAAGQLGLSEPTYRHGVANYNAAKNILKDMHVHDSSTAAIELPEFLSMVRDGRSKEVLASLPEKQARDAAGMLAALQSNQADPALSPFWAAVGTAPFRSAIAAGISAAFFFAGIAYLLIMIAAARYIERPPPGWMPEKMKADVDAGKRKVIPDLTQLTANAAVRRAPFYGLWVMMFINISCGIGIIYTASPLAQESIGLTPAQAAGVVGLMSIFNGLGRLGWASLSDYLGRPSTYTAFFIIQIVAFWVLPDITSVILFQVMLYLILTCYGGGFATLPAYIGDLFGTKELGAIHGYVLSAWGLAGVTGPQLVARLYQATGSYQAVLHVFSVVFVVALVVSIMMTIHVINARNRMTTATIFSFDGVDFVRIQTTLLTTEGKPAINTKLDRDSASFQALVQNYSYRGEAIIFGRKYDTYYAPLTNPQGKLDGAIFVGNQK
- a CDS encoding outer membrane beta-barrel protein, whose protein sequence is MGSTRTGTVLLSGLILLGIASTVQAQLVERRVSIEARGGFNVPTFDISDAVDAGPSFGLGAAVQFAPKLWLIGDVDLGFHSGADLAGGGEAPDVKVYHYVAKLGYELLSEGQSPWSVIVNAGAGALTFDADGAGSNTYPAINVGAKIGYRLSPRVQLLLSPQGDIALTDDEEVGTSNAWVWPFTAGVRIGL
- a CDS encoding cytochrome c; protein product: MFDTVGVMLLGLLAALFGWLGTRARSAHTLTLRWGGLILSGLLTLVFTAAVLVAGVGFYRLNVPPHRYTVREVQVAVTPEQLARGERFAVLCPLCHSPTGKAPLVGQNFGKNGPPVGTLYASNLTPAGEIRDWSDGEVIRAIREGVGKGGRPLVIMPSEVFHNLSDTDVQAIVAYLRSQPAVQPRTPPTKLNVIAALFIGAGVFQTSAQVPITQPVVAPTEGVSVGYGKYLVSILGCRLCHGDNLAGRRAGGAGPPAGPNLTLIVPKWTEEEFVHTLRTGVDPYRRILSEGMPWEAVSAFAGDDDLKAIYAYLHGLSPLEGPP
- a CDS encoding PAS domain-containing protein, which gives rise to MDEKDSTAASVEAPLDLLPQVLEALPVGVWIMDRTGCITHGNPAGRRIWGGARYVGPARFGEYKGWWADTGRRIAADEWAAARAITKGETSLDEVIDIECFDESRKTILNSALPLRNPNGDIIGAIIINQDITDRRRSELERERLMKQLQAAIAEVHTLSGLLPICAGCKKIRDETGRWLSVEAYVEGRSTVQFSHGICPGCKTRLYPGMG
- a CDS encoding DUF2867 domain-containing protein encodes the protein MSRQRGLILLTGASGYVGGRLRRALEAGGHPLRCMARWPEYLRSRVADGTEVVAGDVLEPGSLPDALRGVHTAYYLIHSMGSSRDYAERDRTGAQSFVEAAREAGVRRLIYLGGLGQGRRLSQHLASRQEVGRILRESGIPTIEFRASIVIGSGSLSFELVRSLVEKLPAMVTPSWVDTPTQPIGIEDLVAYLVAALDLPCRDSVVYEIGGPDRVSYGDLMREYARLRGLRRVMVPIPLLTPRLSSLWLALVSPVYAQVGRELIDGVRNATVVQDDGALRDFSVRPHGVREVLARALVNEDLGFAATRWSDALSSQRSPRGWGGVKFGARLVDSRAAWVNRAPDQAFQPISRIGGDAGWYYGNGLWRLRGLLDRAVGGPGMRRGRRHPELVMPGDTLDFWRVEAVEPGRLLRLAAEMRMPGRAWLQFEVTPMDGGSLIRQSAIFDPVGVWGLLYWYGLWGIHQMVFAGMLRNIVGAPAPASQRG
- a CDS encoding TlpA disulfide reductase family protein, giving the protein MVEGQAARPEVGDSAPAINFDRLGGGQTSLGSLRGRPVLVNFWASWCVPCRQEMPELAAAWQARRTSGLEVLAVNLTDQERLKDVEAFVAEFALPFPVLLDKRGRVRERYGLAALPATYFVDSLGVVRGVHAGPLTRTALEKGLALILASAAPTD
- a CDS encoding DUF4397 domain-containing protein — its product is MEFGDVADYIEAPAGDYQVRVTPAGTKTVVIDSGTLTLSSGQVRSAIAVDAAGGGAPFDLLVLEDLN
- a CDS encoding DUF378 domain-containing protein; protein product: MKKLDVAAAVLLVVGGINWGVVGVTGSDIVGTIFGNLSPVSRAVYILVGVAALYQALQWKAIQHRWQPAFAR